A genomic segment from Glycine soja cultivar W05 chromosome 18, ASM419377v2, whole genome shotgun sequence encodes:
- the LOC114396051 gene encoding methylsterol monooxygenase 1-1-like, giving the protein MLPYHTLEEAQVALGRGLTLAETLWFKYSAKKPDFVLHFHNTLFLCLFYSIAPIPFLLMELGGYEKLNIHKIQPSVKRSFKEMFKCYKHVIVTFAIAVSPLQIISYPTIKWIGIRTGLSLPSGWELFWQLLIYFVIEDFSNYWIHRMLHCKWAFEKIHKVHHEYEAPFGLSAPYAHWAEIIILGIPSFLGPVLVPGHITTYRLWFILRQLEAIETHSGYDFPWSPTKYIPFYGGPAYHDYHHYVGGKSQSNFASVFTYCDYIYGTHKGYQYRKQMRK; this is encoded by the exons ATGCTCCCATACCATACCCTTGAAGAAGCACAAGTTGCCCTAGGCAGAGGACTAACCCTTGCTGAGACACTATGGTTCAAATACTCTGCCAAAAAACCTGATTTTGTTCTTCATTTCCACAATACTCTATTCTTGTGCTTATTTTACTCTATAGCCCCAATTCCATTCTTATTAATGGAGCTTGGTGGGTATGAAAAACTAAACATACACAAAATTCAGCCCTCGGTGAAGAGATCATTCAAGGAAATGTTCAAGTGCTACAAACATGTCATAGTAACCTTTGCCATTGCAGTTAGCCCACTACAGATAATTTCTTATCCCACCATCAAG tgGATTGGGATCAGAACTGGTTTGTCACTGCCATCAGGCTGGGAATTATTTTGgcaattattaatttactttGTCATAGAAGATTTTTCGAATTATTGGATTCATAGGATGCTCCATTGCAAATGGGCATTTGAGAAGATCCACAAGGTTCATCATGAATATGAAGCACCATTTGGGCTCTCAGCACCTTATGCCCATTGGGCCGAGATAATCATATTGGGTATCCCCTCGTTTCTAGGCCCAGTCCTGGTTCCAGGGCACATAACAACCTATAGGCTATGGTTCATTTTGCGACAGCTAGAAGCCATCGAAACTCATAGCGG GTATGATTTTCCTTGGAGTCCCACAAAATATATACCATTTTATGGAGGGCCTGCATACCATGACTACCATCACTACGTTGGTGGAAAAAGTCAAAGCAACTTTGCCTCAGTATTTACCTATTGTGACTACATTTACGGGACCCATAAG GGATACCAATACAGAAAGCAGATGCGCAAATAA